The genomic region TCCTGAGGTGAAAAATCCAGTTTGCTGACCGCAGCCAGTTCTTCTTCTACCTCTTTATTGTGCTGAAATTCTTTGCGCCAACGTTCTATTTTTTCCAGGCGATTATAGTACCTGACTTCCATGTGTTCTCTGCTGCCATCTTTTTCCTTTGATAAGTCCTGCGCAGGTTGCAGTGAATCTAGTTCTAACTCGCTGTGCGCCATAGCTGTTCCACCTTTCATTGGAATTCTCTTTCTATTGTAACGGAAAAAAAGCCCACTCACCAGACCTTTTTCCAAAAAAGAGCGGCAAAACAAAAAATCAAATAAAAAACTCCCAATAACGGGAGTTAAGACCTATAGTTTACAAACTGCAATTCAATACCAAAGTCCGCCTGCTTTAACTTAGCCATCACATTTTGCAAATCATCGATATTTTTACCGGATACACGAACCTGATCATCCATGATCTGAGCCTGCACTTTTAATTTAGAATCTTTCACAGCAGCAACAATTTGTTTTGCTTTTTCCTTGTCGATACCCCGTTTAATTGTAATCATCTGCCGCACTGTTCCCTGGGCTGCCGGTTCGATTTTGCCGTAATCCAGATTTTTTAAGGAAAGTCCACGTTTGACGACTTTGGTTTGCAATACATCAATGACGCTTTTTAATTTGTAATCATCGTCGCCAATGACTTTTACCTGTTCTCCCTCCAAGCTGACCTCCGACTTACTGCCGCGGAAGTCAAATCTCTGACTGATCTCTTTTACGGTTTGATTTACGGCATTATCCACTTCCTGCATATCCACTTCCGATACAATATCAAAGGAACAATCTTTCGCCATCCCCAACATCCTTCCATCTATGAACTACGGGACTGCTGCAAGCTATCCGTGTTATTCTCACTGGGATACCTTCTGATAGTTTCACACCGGCCTTCCTGACTTATTCACTATGGCTTACCTTGCCAAAAACAAAGCGAATCAGTTTATAAATCAAATACAGCACATATTGAAAAATCATACCCATCAAAAAAAACTTTACTTGTAAATGATAATTTAGCCTGTAAATGAACCCTAGTCCTAAAGACAAAGCAACCACATAAGATATCGCAGATATGT from Acetonema longum DSM 6540 harbors:
- a CDS encoding YajQ family cyclic di-GMP-binding protein, giving the protein MAKDCSFDIVSEVDMQEVDNAVNQTVKEISQRFDFRGSKSEVSLEGEQVKVIGDDDYKLKSVIDVLQTKVVKRGLSLKNLDYGKIEPAAQGTVRQMITIKRGIDKEKAKQIVAAVKDSKLKVQAQIMDDQVRVSGKNIDDLQNVMAKLKQADFGIELQFVNYRS